The Silene latifolia isolate original U9 population chromosome Y, ASM4854445v1, whole genome shotgun sequence sequence atattttagcctaatacaccctacatttcggtccacctaagataaaatggattccattttatcattgtcaatttatcaatttgtcacatgtcacaagtcatgtaaaattgtcatgtatttttaacgtattaaaaatcaacgtattaataaaatacgtcatgtacaaaatcgacttagtaattcacaattacttgtaccaaaatgctttaccaattataatttacaacatcttgtatttataataaatcattcattcagtttcaattgtttccgtgaacaataatttcatctaagcaataaaacaattcgattacttagaccgtgtctaatttaatcaaattacaacgagacacgtaaatattacttccaaaatcgtctgtcaattttaagcaatttaattgactcgtatcatcatacgaccaattaaatattcaattaagagtgttaccctttaggtatgacctaaggggatcaactgatcaccaccgtcgcacgacagtaatgtcaaactctagtcagccaatcattaccgatatgtgtggaccagttgactgtaaaatattacatcccacatgtattcttaaaatgagacttaaacatgtgatcatcatgatcgacaattgtgatcacattattgtcggaggacacatattccaacattctccaatcgtaaagttcgtattatgtactgcctttacgattgcgggagggtattaggatattaggGCCGGCTATCGTCTAAGGTTTATGCTAGTAGGGTTTATTATATATAAATCAATGTATTGAATCAGAATTACATCATCAATAATAACATTTCTTTATGCAATTCTCTCCCCTCTATCTTGCTATCATGACCGCGACTAAAAACCGGAGGGAGCTTCATATACACTTCCTCGTTCAAATCTCCATGTAAAAAAGCATTATGTACATTCATCTGATGTAATTCCCATTTCTTGATGGCCGCAACAGCAAGGAAAGTGCGTATGGTGACCATTTTAACAATGGGAGCAAACGTTTCCCCATAGTCAAGGCCTTCGATTTGATGATTGCCAAAGACAACGAGGCGAGCTTTTAACCGTTCAATAGAGCCATTCGATTTGTATTTGATCTTATAGACCCAACAACACCCGATAGCCTTTTTATCGGGTGGCAGATCAGTTAATTCCCATGTCCCGTTATGTTCAAGAGCATCGATCTCTTCTTGCATAGCCCGACACCACCCATCATCACAGATCGCAACTTTGAAAGAAGGAGGTTCAATATCTGCGGTTATGGCTGCGAGAAAATATCTGTGTCGAATAGAAAAATTATGACAATTGATATAATTGGCTAAAGTATAGGGAGTACCTGAGGGAGATGAGAAAGAACTTGGTGAGCTGGGAGAGGATGGACTGCTAGTTGTCTCAAGAACATATCCTTGCAACCTTGAATTAGGGAATTTTAGTCGATGACCTCGACCAAGATCAGGGGCATTAGGGGGCCCTTCGACGTTATGTGAGGGCTCATCGACGGCAGAAGAGGGCGTTTCGACATTAGTGTCTTTGACGGCAGAAGAAGGCTCTTCCACATTTGTGTCGTTACGGGGTTCAGTGATATTAGCATCAGGCGAGGAAGGTGGGGTGTGAGAGATAGACTCGTCATCAGTGGCAAAAATTGGAGGCTCTAGTATCTCGCCTGAATTACCGAATCATTAAAAGGAAATGAATCCTCATAGAAAACAACATCGGGAAAAATAATAATAGCTTCCGTCTCAAGATGATAAACCTTCCACCCTTTCTTATTGTGTGGATATCAGAGAAAAACACACTTCCGACTACGTGGTTCAAATTTATCACCCTGAGTCTTTTGGTTATGGACAAAGAAGAGAAAACCAAAACCCGTAAATTTAAGTAAGAAGGAGGAACACCCAATAAGATCTCGTAAGGTGTTTTAAGATTAAGGAGAGCGGAAGGCGTACGGCTAATTAAATAAGCAGCGGTAAGAATGCACTCACCCCAAAACCGCTTTAGAAGGTTACCCTGAAAAAGCAAAGCCCGTGCCACATTAAGAATGTGACGATACTTACGTTCAACACGCCCATTTTTTTGAGGCGTGCCAACGCAAGAGGTTTGAAATTGTATGCCCTGCTGCAAAAAATATTCCGCCATACAATTAAACTCTTTCCCATTGTCACTGCGTACCTTCACCTATTTAGAAAATTGTGTCTGGACCATGGATAAGAAAAATGCATAAACATGCTCGTAGAAGTAAATATGCCCAAACAAAGCGAGAGAAATCATCCACAATAGTCAGGAAAtatttagcatcacaagtagAAGAAGTGAAATATGGTCCCCAAAGATCACAATGTATcaaattaaaaatttcaaaagCAATATTGTCGCTTAAATTGAAGCAGCACGAGTTTGTTTAGTAAGGTGGCACACGTCACATACCGAGTTTTTATTGAATGAAATAGGTTGATCTAAAGGAATAAATTTAACCACATTagtgttgggattcattaatctcattactttacatattgaatatgtgaataattaatttagtcataaaattaattcaagatcttatgcatgcaaaacaaatacaagagtaaggagaacaTCGGatccttacatttgatatttcggatatttgggcactagtaaggtcacctaccttacttagttcttgagctttccttatggatgaacaagattcaagtatagaatcgcTCCCTAAAGATTGTACCAAGATGATAcccttaatagtttaaattaatattAGACTAGTATTAATGTAAACTaccttaaaattgacacaaaataattgtattatagctcttgaatatttcggtcaagaggaagagttttgtgagatttttgctctctttttctttcttaaaGTATAGAGTTATTTTGACACACTCTCAAAATGTCACATATGTTATTTGTGttgtagaatgaatgaataatagaagaGCATACTACTTGAGTGCCTCATGGGGGAGGGCACCGGTTTTTGGAAGGGTTAGAGTGCCCAACAACTTTTGTTGTTTCTCTTCTCAATGAGtggtaggcatgcaaacctattttTAGGGTCAATCATTATGTTACCCACTAACATAAACATTTTAAGGCACACAAACCCCTTCCTCTCTTATGTCACACGGCACCCATATAAtgagggtccattttaagtttgtcaatgtAAAATTGTATAGTGTGACAATTGGTCATGTTACTAgaacatgtaatttaaataatgcatttttaactaattaaaaaatcattaaataaatgaaataaatcacatacaaaattaacttagtaattcacaattacaattactttaAATGGGTCATagtattataaatcacaacttcttatatttataataggcaattcattctatattttaattgtttcatcaacaataatttaatctaagcaataaaacaattcgattacttagaccgaatcttatttaatcaaattacaataagacacgtaattttactcacaaaatcactcgtcaatattaaggaatttaattaaccagtatcggcatacgattaattaaataatcaattaagagcattatcctataggtatgaccttaggggatcaactggtcaccaccgtcgtacgacagtaatgtcaaactctagtaagccaatcattaccgatatgtgtggaccagttggctAAGAATTataactttccctcatgtattcttaatatgagatttaaacatgtgatctcaatatgatcaacaatgtgatcgcattattgtcggggacacttactccaacaatctcccacttgtcctcgacaagtgtgcgtcaccaattctcttgtcctattactatctcccactcaatgcaaggtgtctttcaggtcgtacttgcaagtgatcgcatcgagagtggtttcctcgatctggagaataactgattgaccggaatcatctaccgtagataccttccgagcgtggccacgcatttccagttcattactcctcgagtggccctgagatattgttttaaccctgacaagggggtggacaattcctatcgcactattcccttcgactagccacaactcatcataacccaaaataagcccatttgaccccatttacgaaggtcgtagaaacataaatcaaagttactcttaAACTATGCCACCTTGGGCTAatagtcattagtcaaagaatcgactcataagaataccatagtagctctcgccacgattaggcaatataaatttgccagaactctataagcagtcattagcccgacagagtgtccctcacagtctgcctatgtgatcgactagtcatctcttatgactctatggcacttgaacttgccatc is a genomic window containing:
- the LOC141631996 gene encoding uncharacterized protein LOC141631996 — translated: MSLKSRRKFEFCDGSIKKPTDEFMVGQWEVVNCTIVQWLQNTIDPSVLESVPYVEDTAVVWEDLEERFAVVDGTSIHSLKTELGECKQRKGMFVTEYYGKLKSLWDAFTIYELPIACKCGRCTCDIASQAIKRLDNERLHQFFMGLDRSLYGTLHNQQFQLDPLPTLNRGYHAMLQVERLLIDASLSSDVTDVVAYAVPGASRTPTDWKVNKFPDWWGSRPRTVAELRRSKGSGARSNTGTAESETHGDGLVHANVAHTATSFVPSDRLSGTFISWIVDTGASKSIHNGEILEPPIFATDDESISHTPPSSPDANITEPRNDTNVEEPSSAVKDTNVETPSSAVDEPSHNVEGPPNAPDLGRGHRLKFPNSRLQGYVLETTSSPSSPSSPSSFSSPSGTPYTLANYINCHNFSIRHRYFLAAITADIEPPSFKVAICDDGWCRAMQEEIDALEHNGTWELTDLPPDKKAIGCCWVYKIKYKSNGSIERLKARLVVFGNHQIEGLDYGETFAPIVKMVTIRTFLAVAAIKKWELHQMNVHNAFLHGDLNEEVYMKLPPVFSRGHDSKIEGRELHKEMLLLMM